In Lutra lutra chromosome 13, mLutLut1.2, whole genome shotgun sequence, one genomic interval encodes:
- the EQTN gene encoding equatorin, which yields MNFILFIFVSGVFSLQDPNTTNHGGADEMWAPNAIKEYKPGPEIKENTPANEKNGNYYKDIKQYVFTTQNPNGSQSEISVRATTDLQFALRNYKLVNETTVSPIGIGTSEEFPAEPSGKNNQRLTKGPNEPAFWTMLAKALNATPTAEEIEERDQLFRPIPKSDLNATSEDTLTKLQEIKLKLMLGISLMTLFLFVILLAVCSAMLYKVKTINYKSRCQTEYTVNPELATLSYFHPSEGISDTSFSKSAESSTFWGTTSPELKKPDIVSKSRTTDIVSTASDDTGGNEESDLIQSEEPSEETPTDE from the exons atgaattttatattgtttatttttgtatctggGGTTTTTTCCTTACAGGACCCCAATACAACTAACCATGGTGGTGCTG ACGAGATGTGGGCACCTAACgctataaaagaatataaaccaGGACCGGAAATTAAGGAGAATACTCCTGCTAATGAGAAAAATGGcaattattataaagatataaaacaat ATGTGTTCACAACGCAAAATCCAAATGGCAGCCAGTCTGAAATATCTGTGAGAGCAACAACTGATTTGCAATTTGCTCTTAGAAACT ATAAACTCGTCAATGAAACAACTGTGTCACCTATTGGAATAGGCACCAGTGAAGAATTTCCAGCAGAACCCTCTGGAAAAAACAATCAAA gaCTAACCAAGGGTCCAAATGAACCTGCATTTTGGACAATGTTAGCTAAAG CTTTAAATGCAACACCAACAGCTGAGGAGATTGAAGAAAGAGATCAATTATTTCGCCCAATTCCAA aGTCTGATTTGAATGCCACAAGTGAAGACACCCTGACCAAGCTACAGGAAATCAAGTTAAAATTAATGCTGGGCATCTCATTGATGACCCTCTTCCTTTTTGTTATCCTCTTGGCAGTCTGTAGTGCCATGCTGTACAAAGTGAAGACAATTAA ttatAAAAGTAGATGTCAGACTGAATACACCGTCAACCCAGAGCTGGCAACTCTGTCTTATTTTCATCCTTCAGAAGGCATATCAGACACATCTTTCTCTAAGAGTGCTGAGAGTAGCACATTTTGGGGCACCACTTCTCCAGAACTGAAAAAACCAGACATAGTGTCAAAATCTAGAACAACGGACATTGTTTCCACAGCCTCAGATGATACAGGCGGGAATGAGGAGTCAGATTTAATTCAGAGTGAGGAGCCAAGTGAAGAAACACCCACTGATGAATAG